In Candidatus Sulfurimonas marisnigri, a single genomic region encodes these proteins:
- the rpsL gene encoding 30S ribosomal protein S12: protein MPTINQLIRNERKRVIKKSKSPALVSCPQRRGVCTRVYTTTPKKPNSALRKVAKVRLTSGFEVISYIGGEGHNLQEHSIVLVRGGRIKDLPGVKYHIVRGALDTAGVANRKVARSKYGTKRPKK from the coding sequence ATGCCTACAATCAATCAATTGATTCGCAATGAGCGTAAACGTGTGATTAAAAAATCAAAATCACCAGCTCTTGTATCATGTCCACAGCGTCGTGGTGTTTGTACTCGTGTTTACACAACAACACCAAAAAAACCTAACTCAGCTTTAAGAAAAGTTGCAAAAGTTCGTTTAACTTCAGGTTTTGAAGTTATTTCTTATATCGGTGGTGAGGGTCATAACCTTCAAGAGCACTCAATCGTTCTTGTTCGTGGTGGTCGTATTAAAGATTTACCTGGTGTTAAATATCATATCGTACGTGGTGCACTAGATACTGCAGGTGTTGCTAATCGTAAGGTTGCTCGTTCTAAATATGGAACAAAGCGTCCTAAAAAATAA
- the rpsG gene encoding 30S ribosomal protein S7 → MRRRKAPVREIMPDPVYGSKILTKFINKVMFDGKKSTAEKIIYSAMDIVSSRGEKTGIDTFNDAIENIKPIIEVKSRRVGGATYQVPVEVRPVRQLSLAIRWLIDASRKRNERTMAERLANELMDASSDKGNAFKKKEDTYRMAEANKAFAHYRW, encoded by the coding sequence ATGAGAAGAAGAAAAGCTCCCGTTCGTGAAATTATGCCAGATCCAGTTTATGGAAGCAAAATTTTAACGAAGTTTATAAATAAAGTTATGTTTGATGGTAAAAAATCAACAGCTGAAAAAATCATTTACAGTGCAATGGATATCGTTAGCTCTCGCGGTGAGAAAACAGGTATTGATACTTTTAATGATGCTATTGAAAATATCAAACCAATTATTGAAGTTAAAAGTCGCCGTGTTGGTGGTGCTACTTATCAAGTTCCAGTAGAAGTACGCCCGGTACGTCAACTTTCTCTAGCTATAAGATGGTTAATTGATGCTTCTCGTAAGAGAAACGAAAGAACTATGGCTGAGAGATTAGCAAATGAATTAATGGATGCATCATCTGATAAAGGTAATGCATTTAAGAAAAAAGAAGATACTTACCGTATGGCTGAAGCAAATAAAGCATTTGCTCACTATCGCTGGTAA
- the rpoC gene encoding DNA-directed RNA polymerase subunit beta': protein MSKLVPIEVTEDKRPKDIKQLQFRLASPEKVMSWSHGEVKKPETINYRTLKPERDGLFCAKIFGPVRDYECLCGKYKKMRYKGVVCEKCGVEVTSTKVRRIRMGHIELVTPVAHIWYVSSLPSRIGTLLGIKMKDLERVLYYEAYIVESGGEAYYDAEAKTPVLKYDVLNEEQYRTLVQRFGELGFAARMGGEVIRDLLDSIDLVDAFTQLKEDIELTKSEAKRKTIAKRLKVIESFLNSGNNPAWMMLTVLPVLPPDLRPLVSLDGGKFAVSDVNDLYRRVINRNQRLKRLVELEAPEIIVRNEKRMLQEAVDALFDNGRRANAVKGANKRPLKSLSEIIKGKQGRFRQNLLGKRVDFSGRSVIVVGPNLRMDECGLPKKMALELFKPHLIAKLEDKGYATTVKAAKNMIEEKTNEVWECLAEIVDGYPVLLNRAPTLHKLSIQAFHPKLIDGKAIQLHPLVCAAFNADFDGDQMAVHVPLSSAAIAEAKVLMLASMNILLPASGKAIATPSQDMVLGIYYITLEKNGVKGSNKLFANVDEIRIAIEHDALDIHAKIRTRVDGRIIHTTAGRMLLKAVLPKFVPIELWNRVMKKKAINETVDYVQKHGGIGITATFLDNLKDLGFKHATESGVSISIADIIIPETKTAKITESKNRVIEIQKQYEAGLLTEQERYNKIIDVWTDTNNTLATQMMDLVQTDKDGFNSIHMMADSGARGSAAQIRQLAGMRGLMAKPSGDIIETPIISNFKEGLNVIEYFISTHGARKGLADTALKTANAGYLTRKLVDVAQNVKIVEHDCHTHEGIEISDISDQNTLIESLEDRLNGRVLADDVIDPISNEILFAEGTLLDEISAQVISEAGIKTAHIRTPTTCKSKQGICALCYGVNLATGHIVRTGEAVGIVAAQSIGEPGTQLTLRTFHVGGTASSTAQERQVVATKEGFIRYYNVKTYSSKEGKNIVANRRNAAVLLVEPKIKAPFAGKLNIQTIHDEVIISIASKSDTVRYSLRKNEIAKPNELAGVGGQIEGKYYFPYENGSEVAEAESIVETIKDGWNVPSRVPYASELLVKDGAPVTQKILAKEVGTVKYFLLKGDFLERFEGLEAGYEVVEKGLFATVVDVNNREAVRHYVARGSVIVASDDAAVDSTTLIAKPKSDESTVIAEWDPYSNPVISETNGVVKFEDIIVGTTASEQYDELTGKTRLMINDHLSAEYKPTIVLASEDGELLRYQIESKSSIYVEDGATVKVADIIAKTPKALQKSSDITGGLPRVSELFEGRRPKATALISEIDGTVSFGKLLRGKVRIIVSSDNGIIKEYFVDKSHVAVVASGDFVHAGERLTSGIISSHELLRIMGVKALYNYLVSEVQQVYRSQGVNIADKHIEVIFTQMLRQIKIVKSGDTKFIEGDLVSKAKFALENEKITRLGGRPAIAEPFLVGITRAAVSADSIISAASFQDTTKVLTEAAVSAKIDDLNDLKENVIIGRTIPVGTGIYKNQEIMFHNDEA, encoded by the coding sequence ATGAGTAAATTAGTACCAATAGAAGTAACTGAAGATAAAAGACCAAAAGATATTAAGCAGCTACAATTTCGCCTAGCTTCTCCAGAGAAAGTTATGTCTTGGAGTCATGGTGAAGTAAAAAAGCCGGAAACTATTAACTATCGTACGCTTAAGCCTGAACGTGATGGTCTATTTTGTGCTAAAATATTTGGTCCTGTAAGAGATTATGAGTGTCTTTGTGGTAAATACAAAAAGATGCGCTATAAAGGTGTAGTCTGTGAGAAATGTGGTGTTGAAGTAACAAGCACTAAGGTTCGTCGTATCCGTATGGGTCACATTGAACTTGTTACACCAGTAGCTCACATTTGGTATGTTAGTTCATTACCTTCAAGAATTGGTACTCTTCTCGGTATTAAAATGAAAGACCTTGAGCGTGTACTTTATTATGAAGCATATATCGTTGAGTCTGGTGGAGAAGCATACTATGATGCTGAAGCAAAAACACCAGTTTTAAAATATGATGTTTTAAATGAAGAGCAATACCGTACTTTAGTTCAGAGATTTGGTGAATTAGGCTTTGCTGCTCGTATGGGTGGAGAAGTAATCCGTGATTTACTTGATTCAATTGACTTAGTTGATGCATTTACACAACTTAAAGAAGATATTGAACTTACAAAAAGTGAAGCTAAAAGAAAAACTATTGCTAAAAGATTGAAAGTTATTGAGTCATTTTTAAATTCTGGAAATAATCCTGCTTGGATGATGTTAACAGTTTTACCTGTTCTTCCACCAGATTTAAGACCTCTTGTTTCTCTAGATGGCGGTAAATTTGCTGTTTCAGATGTAAATGACTTATATAGAAGAGTTATTAACCGTAACCAAAGACTTAAGCGTTTAGTTGAACTTGAAGCTCCTGAAATCATTGTTAGAAATGAAAAAAGAATGCTTCAAGAGGCAGTTGATGCTCTTTTTGATAATGGTCGTCGCGCTAATGCTGTAAAAGGTGCTAACAAGCGTCCACTTAAATCATTAAGTGAAATTATTAAAGGTAAGCAAGGACGTTTCCGTCAAAATTTACTTGGTAAGCGTGTTGACTTTTCTGGCCGTTCTGTAATTGTTGTTGGTCCAAATCTTCGTATGGATGAGTGTGGTTTACCTAAAAAAATGGCTTTAGAGCTGTTTAAGCCACATTTGATTGCTAAGCTTGAAGACAAAGGTTATGCTACAACAGTAAAAGCTGCAAAAAACATGATTGAAGAGAAAACGAATGAAGTTTGGGAGTGTCTGGCAGAGATTGTTGATGGTTATCCTGTACTTCTTAACCGTGCACCAACACTTCATAAGCTATCGATTCAAGCGTTTCACCCAAAACTGATTGATGGTAAAGCAATTCAGCTTCATCCATTGGTTTGTGCTGCGTTCAATGCCGATTTCGATGGGGATCAGATGGCTGTGCATGTGCCTTTGAGCTCTGCAGCTATAGCAGAGGCAAAAGTTCTAATGCTTGCATCTATGAATATCTTACTTCCAGCATCTGGTAAGGCGATAGCTACACCATCTCAAGATATGGTTCTTGGTATTTACTATATAACATTAGAAAAAAATGGTGTTAAAGGTTCAAATAAACTTTTTGCAAATGTAGATGAGATTAGAATTGCTATTGAGCATGATGCACTTGATATACATGCAAAAATCAGAACACGTGTTGATGGAAGAATCATTCATACAACAGCTGGTCGTATGCTTCTTAAAGCTGTATTGCCTAAGTTTGTTCCAATTGAACTTTGGAATAGAGTTATGAAGAAAAAAGCTATTAATGAAACTGTTGATTATGTTCAAAAACATGGTGGAATAGGCATAACAGCAACATTCCTTGATAATCTTAAAGATTTAGGTTTTAAGCATGCAACAGAATCTGGAGTATCAATATCAATAGCTGATATTATTATTCCTGAAACTAAGACTGCTAAAATAACTGAATCTAAAAACAGAGTTATTGAAATTCAAAAACAGTATGAAGCTGGTCTTTTAACAGAACAAGAGAGATATAATAAAATTATTGATGTTTGGACAGATACAAACAATACTCTTGCAACTCAGATGATGGACTTGGTTCAAACAGATAAGGATGGATTCAATTCTATTCATATGATGGCAGATTCTGGTGCTCGTGGTTCAGCTGCACAAATTCGTCAGTTAGCCGGTATGCGTGGTCTTATGGCTAAACCAAGTGGCGATATTATTGAAACACCAATTATCTCAAACTTTAAAGAGGGTCTGAATGTAATTGAGTATTTTATTTCAACTCACGGTGCTAGAAAAGGTCTTGCCGATACAGCGCTTAAAACAGCAAATGCGGGTTATTTGACTCGTAAGCTAGTTGATGTTGCTCAAAATGTTAAGATTGTAGAACACGACTGTCACACTCATGAAGGTATTGAAATTTCAGATATATCTGACCAAAATACATTAATTGAGTCTTTAGAAGATAGACTAAATGGTAGAGTTTTGGCTGATGATGTCATTGACCCTATAAGCAATGAAATTCTTTTTGCAGAGGGAACTTTACTTGATGAAATTTCTGCGCAAGTAATCTCAGAAGCTGGTATAAAAACAGCACACATCAGAACACCTACTACATGTAAAAGTAAACAGGGAATCTGTGCTCTATGTTATGGTGTTAACCTAGCAACAGGTCATATTGTCCGTACTGGTGAGGCTGTTGGTATTGTTGCTGCTCAATCTATTGGTGAACCTGGTACTCAGCTTACACTTAGAACATTCCACGTTGGTGGAACTGCGAGTTCAACTGCTCAAGAGAGACAAGTTGTAGCTACAAAAGAGGGTTTTATACGTTATTATAATGTTAAAACTTACTCTTCTAAAGAAGGGAAAAATATAGTTGCAAATCGTAGAAATGCAGCTGTACTATTAGTTGAACCAAAAATTAAAGCTCCTTTTGCTGGAAAGTTAAATATTCAAACTATTCATGATGAAGTTATTATCAGTATAGCATCTAAAAGTGATACTGTTAGATACTCACTTCGTAAAAATGAAATAGCTAAGCCAAACGAACTTGCTGGTGTAGGTGGACAGATTGAGGGCAAATACTACTTCCCATATGAAAATGGTTCTGAGGTAGCTGAAGCTGAATCTATTGTTGAAACAATTAAAGATGGGTGGAATGTCCCAAGTCGCGTTCCGTATGCTTCAGAATTATTAGTAAAAGATGGCGCACCAGTTACTCAAAAAATATTGGCTAAAGAAGTAGGTACTGTTAAGTACTTTTTACTTAAAGGTGACTTTCTTGAGAGATTTGAAGGTCTTGAAGCAGGTTATGAAGTAGTTGAAAAAGGTCTTTTTGCAACTGTTGTTGATGTAAATAACCGTGAAGCTGTAAGACATTATGTAGCTAGAGGATCTGTTATTGTAGCTTCTGATGATGCTGCTGTTGACTCAACTACACTTATTGCTAAACCAAAGAGTGATGAATCAACTGTAATTGCTGAGTGGGATCCATACTCTAACCCAGTTATCTCTGAGACAAATGGTGTAGTTAAATTTGAAGATATCATAGTTGGAACAACAGCTAGTGAGCAATATGATGAACTTACAGGTAAAACACGTTTAATGATAAACGATCACTTATCTGCTGAGTATAAACCGACAATCGTACTTGCTAGTGAAGATGGTGAGCTTTTGAGATATCAAATTGAATCAAAATCATCTATATATGTAGAAGATGGTGCAACAGTAAAAGTAGCAGATATAATTGCAAAAACACCAAAAGCACTTCAAAAATCTAGCGATATCACAGGGGGTCTTCCTCGTGTATCTGAACTTTTTGAAGGACGTCGTCCAAAGGCTACTGCACTTATTTCTGAAATAGATGGAACAGTAAGTTTTGGTAAACTACTTCGTGGAAAAGTTAGAATCATTGTTAGCAGTGACAACGGGATTATAAAAGAGTACTTTGTAGACAAATCACATGTAGCAGTTGTTGCATCAGGTGACTTTGTGCATGCTGGTGAGAGACTTACTTCTGGTATTATTTCTTCACATGAACTACTTCGTATTATGGGTGTTAAAGCACTTTATAACTATTTAGTAAGTGAAGTACAGCAAGTTTACCGTTCTCAAGGGGTTAATATTGCTGATAAGCATATTGAAGTAATCTTTACTCAAATGCTTAGACAAATTAAGATTGTTAAATCTGGAGATACTAAATTTATTGAAGGAGATTTAGTGTCAAAAGCTAAATTTGCACTTGAGAATGAAAAAATCACTAGACTTGGTGGTCGTCCAGCTATAGCAGAACCGTTTTTGGTTGGTATTACTCGTGCAGCTGTTTCAGCTGATAGTATAATATCCGCTGCATCATTCCAAGATACTACAAAAGTATTAACTGAAGCTGCAGTCTCTGCAAAAATTGATGATCTTAATGATCTTAAAGAGAATGTTATTATTGGTAGAACTATACCAGTTGGAACAGGTATCTATAAAAATCAAGAGATCATGTTTCATAATGATGAAGCATAA
- the fusA gene encoding elongation factor G: protein MARSHKLEDVRNIGIAAHIDAGKTTATERILFYTGVEHKIGEVHDGAATMDWMEQEQERGITITSAATTCEWEGKQINIIDTPGHVDFTIEVERSMRVLDGAVSVFCAVGGVQPQSETVWRQRNRYKVPSIVFVNKMDRTGADFYEVESQIRDRLKGNPVPIQIPIGAEAEFDGVIDLVKMKAIVWDKDAAMGSNYHVEEIPAGLQDKADEYREKMLESLADVEGNDEFAEKFLDGEEISEEEVAAAIKAATLGMAIVPMTCGTAFKNKGIQTLLDAVCAYLPAPTECAPITGTMMDDEEVHVEVPSTNDGDFAALAFKIMTDPFVGVLTFIRVYRGSLESGSFVHNTTKDKKERIGRIVKMHAIKREEVKEIYAGEIGAVVGLKATTTGDTLAVGQQVVLERMDFPEPVISVAVEPKTKADQEKMGIALSKLAAEDPSFRVATDEETGQTIISGMGELHLEILVDRMRREFSVEAEVGAPQVSYRESIKDEVEQEYKYAKQSGGRGAFGHVYLRIKPGAAATGFVFNNEIKGGAIPKEFIPAVEKGCKETMSNGVLAGYPMEDIEITLYDGSYHDVDSNEMAFKLAASMGFKEGCRKARPSILEPMMKVEVEVPEDYMGDVIGDLNRRRGQVSNMSDRSGNKIVDAFVPLAEMFGYSTDLRSATQGRATYSMEFDHYEEVPRNVSEEIQKKRNG from the coding sequence ATGGCAAGATCACATAAATTAGAAGACGTAAGAAATATCGGTATTGCTGCTCATATTGATGCAGGTAAAACTACAGCAACAGAAAGAATCCTATTTTACACAGGGGTTGAGCATAAAATAGGTGAAGTACATGATGGTGCTGCAACCATGGACTGGATGGAGCAAGAACAAGAGCGTGGTATTACAATTACTTCTGCTGCTACTACATGTGAGTGGGAAGGTAAGCAGATCAATATTATTGATACTCCGGGTCACGTTGACTTCACTATTGAAGTTGAGCGTTCTATGCGTGTTCTTGATGGTGCTGTTTCAGTATTCTGTGCTGTTGGTGGTGTTCAGCCACAATCAGAAACAGTTTGGAGACAAAGAAACCGTTATAAAGTCCCATCAATTGTTTTTGTTAACAAAATGGATAGAACAGGTGCAGACTTTTATGAAGTTGAAAGCCAAATTCGTGATAGACTAAAAGGTAATCCGGTTCCTATTCAAATACCAATTGGTGCTGAAGCTGAATTTGACGGTGTTATTGACCTTGTTAAAATGAAAGCAATAGTATGGGATAAAGATGCAGCAATGGGTTCTAACTACCATGTTGAAGAGATTCCTGCTGGATTACAAGACAAAGCTGATGAATATAGAGAAAAAATGCTTGAATCTTTAGCTGATGTTGAAGGTAATGACGAATTTGCAGAAAAATTCTTAGATGGTGAAGAGATTTCAGAAGAAGAAGTTGCAGCGGCTATAAAAGCAGCTACACTTGGTATGGCAATTGTTCCTATGACTTGTGGTACTGCATTTAAAAACAAAGGTATTCAAACTTTACTTGATGCAGTTTGTGCTTACCTTCCAGCTCCAACAGAGTGTGCACCTATTACTGGTACGATGATGGACGATGAAGAAGTTCATGTAGAAGTTCCATCTACAAATGATGGTGATTTTGCAGCATTGGCATTTAAAATTATGACAGACCCATTTGTTGGAGTATTGACTTTTATCCGTGTTTACCGTGGTTCACTAGAATCAGGTTCATTTGTTCATAATACTACTAAAGACAAAAAAGAGAGAATTGGTCGTATCGTAAAAATGCATGCTATCAAGCGTGAAGAAGTAAAAGAGATTTACGCTGGTGAAATCGGTGCGGTTGTTGGTCTTAAAGCAACTACTACTGGTGATACTTTAGCTGTCGGTCAACAAGTTGTATTAGAGAGAATGGATTTCCCTGAACCAGTTATCTCTGTTGCTGTTGAGCCAAAAACTAAAGCTGACCAGGAAAAAATGGGTATCGCACTAAGTAAGCTTGCTGCTGAAGATCCTTCTTTCAGAGTTGCTACAGACGAAGAGACTGGTCAAACTATTATTTCAGGAATGGGTGAGTTACACCTTGAAATCCTTGTTGATAGAATGAGAAGAGAATTTTCTGTTGAAGCTGAAGTTGGTGCTCCACAGGTTTCTTACCGTGAGTCAATTAAAGACGAAGTAGAGCAAGAATACAAGTATGCTAAGCAATCTGGTGGTCGTGGTGCATTCGGTCATGTTTATCTTAGAATCAAGCCAGGTGCTGCAGCAACTGGTTTTGTTTTCAATAATGAAATCAAAGGTGGGGCAATTCCAAAAGAGTTTATTCCTGCAGTTGAAAAAGGTTGTAAAGAAACAATGAGCAATGGTGTACTTGCTGGTTACCCAATGGAAGATATTGAAATTACTTTGTATGATGGTTCATACCATGATGTGGATTCAAATGAAATGGCATTTAAACTTGCTGCTTCAATGGGTTTCAAAGAGGGTTGTCGTAAAGCTAGACCATCTATCTTAGAGCCAATGATGAAAGTTGAAGTTGAAGTTCCAGAAGACTATATGGGTGATGTAATCGGTGACCTTAACCGTCGTCGTGGGCAAGTAAGCAATATGAGCGACCGCTCAGGTAACAAAATTGTTGATGCATTTGTTCCACTTGCTGAAATGTTTGGTTATTCAACGGACCTTCGTTCTGCTACTCAAGGACGCGCAACATACTCTATGGAATTTGATCATTATGAAGAAGTTCCAAGAAATGTATCTGAAGAGATTCAGAAAAAGAGAAACGGCTAA